The window GTTTACTGCTATACTGCTGTATACCAactgtcaaaatatatattttcccatttttcactttttttctttcccataCTTTCATGAGACAAATGCCGGACCCAAAGACCTTTAAGCAGCACTTCGAAGCAGACATCCAAAGTCTTCAATGTCCCCCTAGTTGGTCGGTGTGGAGGCGTAATGGCTACAACTCTCCTTCAGTAGGTCGCTGTAGCTTCCACATCATGCAATGTTTTAGTTTCTCTATCTTAAGCACTAATTAATTTACTCCTCGTGCTGACTATTCAGTTCTTAATGCATGAGTGTCAAATGCAGGGTtgctcttatatatatatagcggttttataaaatgtaatatttttataTGAATCATGATGAACCATTATAATCAATCATACAACAGTAGCCGCTCATTTATATAAATTGTGAGATGAAAAAGGACATGAATCAACTTTTATCAGTCGCACTTTTCAGTTAGGCCTCCAGATCCCATTAAATGAGAATAATCTGAGGTTTGATAGCTTGTCAGTTTATACCCTGTTAAAGGACAAAATTTATGAAACATACTCTAAAACTAATTCTGTAATAAGAAATGTAGAAAGTTCATAATAAGGTTTCAGTGGGAACGTTACAAGACCTGACTAATAGTCCTCGTGTGTTATTGATTGGGTGCTTTAGAATATTTGTGTTGCCCTAGACGACGAGTTCCATGTACAGACAGAGGCTTCAGCAAGTGTTGAAACCATTCACCTTTTATACAGTTGATCATGTTTTGCCCCTAAATCTCGACTCAATAATCCATAATGATGATCCCAACGGTCACTGTAAGGGGGCTTAGGAAGTTGGTTCCTCAAAAGCATCTCACATTGGAGCTCATAATACATGGCATGACATTGAGAATCCCTTTACATTGTAAAGTAAATTACAATCACAATTGTTGAGTTTATTGAAAATAATGTGATATCCAGTGAATAATCATAAGAAAAATCATTGGAGCCGGTTAGGATTTTGCCATTTCAGCAATGTGTGTCAAAGTTCACTAGATGTGGTTGAAGGACTGAGGACTCACCCAACTGGTTATGCGTCTTTAAACTATTTATCATCACTTAGCTTACAAACTTGTTTCCTTTCCGTCGTATCCCACTGGTTTGACACAACAACGCTCTTGGACCTCACCTTTTGCACTGCCGCCTGTGCCTTTTTACAGCCAACACTATCTGATCTGCACTTAAATAGGTTACAAGCTTGATATCTTTGCCTAAGGGGAAAACATGTGACATGGCAGAAATAGCTTCACTCGCTCCCCTTGGAAACCAACCAGGATGCAGAAATAGTAGTTTCTATTAGGCAAGACATACTCTGTAGAAATGTGCCCGGTGTTCTAGTTTGTGATGGCCTCAGCATCTCCAGCAAACCCAAACCAGAGTTCCCCACTTTGTGTAAAAAGACAGCGTCTCATTTTGTTACCCATATGATGGGCTGTATTTAGGGTTAGTTACaatgtgctgtgtttgtgtgtgttctgtttgaAATGGGGCACCTACAGTCAGACAAAGGACAATACAACACTATCAGTTACTGTGTAAATTTGAGGTTTAGTGGttgaataacaaatgtattatttaaacattaaagtGTGCCGATATTGACTACATTCGTGAAGAATTGTGCAATGGTGGTAATGAGAGTGCAAACTACACCTCCCACAATGTCTCGTGTTCGGTTGCCTTGGATATGTTTGACGTCATGCCCCAccgacccctccccctccgctcTGGCCCTGCCTTGGACTGGTGTGATTGGAGGGAAACCCCGTGTACTGCATTCACACAGACGGGCTGAGAGAATCAGCTGTAGCTTGGCACGCCGAAATCACTGCTATCTGCCAGAACACAGGTatgaaatgagtttgaaacTGCACTCTTAGTTGCATAATGTAGTGTTAGGTTTCTAATGTATCGTGAAATCTAGTGATAATCGAAGCCCGCAGCCTTCGATTGACCGTGGAGCTGCATGTAGCGGCAAACATCGGACTAAAGAACAATGGCTAGCTTAGCTACAGTTTGGGATGTGTCTAATGGCTGGTTCATAAACGGACCATCAGACAGGCAGACGTGGAAGTCGGGTCGAAGGTTGAATCTTTGATAGAATTGAACTAATTTGAGGTTATATTAATTAGTTCGATATGCTCATCAACTGTTTGCTAAcaattgaattaatttaattcatCGTCTGCTGTCGCATGTAACGTTAGCGCTAAATGCGTGTTATACTTTAACGTTCTCGATTTAGCGTTTGTTACGTTACACATCTGCTGACTGTTTTTAGATTTACACGCGTTCTACGGGTACGGTGATGCCTTTCAAATGAACTTAACTAGCGTTATTAAAACCAACGTTACCAATACGCGACATGGCGTTAGTGCGATCCATATGACATAATGTTAACCTTAAACCCATCGAACATGCCAACGGAGCTATTATTTTTGGGTTTTACACTAGGACGTCGTTGGCGTAGGTATGACAAAATAGATTTAACGTTAACCCCTGGCCGAATTTACAAACTCCTCGTTTCAGGAAATAGTCAACGCCATTGTGGAAACTGGTCACGAGGGCCTAGTAGTAGCGGTTGCGTCTCTTTCGCTGAATGGAGGTTCTCGTCTGGACGTAGGTTAGATTTAACCAAAGTTAGATACACTGGATGGGCGTTAGTATATTTGACAAAGGAGAACCGAACATCAGTGTTCCGCTGTAGTTTTGCTCTTTAATTTCCGTGTTCTAGCACGTTCGGTGAGCCACAGGTACAGGGCtgggtgtggtggtggtgtgtgtgtgtgtgtataccacAGAAGGAGGGGGGCACTTCTGGGTTTCCTGAGAAGATAGCCATTAATACCAAACCCATTTATACTGCAAATGTATCACGTTATCATTGCTGTTTGGCATTGACAGGCGGTCTCGAAGGCACACGTGGCTTAAAGTGTAACTACGGAACTAACGTTACCTAATGTAGCATTTATTTGCTGTTAAATCGCATTCAGGGCCCATGGGTCATATTGCACATGTTCACCGTCGGATACACCACTAGCTCCTCCGTGCTGAAGCGGTTAGTTCTGCCAACCCGTTAAGCACTTTGGCGTTTTTGATTATTGTGCTGGTAGTTATTCTACAATACTAACGTTAATAATTAGTAAGATTTAGTGGCACCTAGTGGTATGTGGCCTATTGCACCCCTCTGCTCACCCCTCCCTCTTCAAGCATGTTGGATAACTACGGTGGCCTTAAGTAGTTAACTAAAGGTTTTTTAGTTTAGTAGTTAGAAGCTACTCCAGCAACATTCTGCttgttcatatttaaaaaaaattatatacatgtatgtagaATTTTGTTTTACAGAGCAAAGAGATACCAATGCATCTAACATAGTAGCGGTAGACTATTGATTGAGTTTCCGATTTATTTGCGTGTTTACAAATGTATTGCAAGCATATAACTCCAGTGTTGTCCCCCTCAAAATAGCGGTCCTATTTCCTTGCGTTGTGTGTCTCTGAAGATGGAGGAACTCGACAGAGCAAATGTGCAGCAAGATGTTAAATCAATTTAAAGGCGTCAGTTACGTCAGGGCTTATCAATGCTCTGCTAGTTTTGCAGAAGGGAAGATTCCGTAGCAGGCTTTGAAACGTGTCCCTACCTGCAGACAACACCAAATGGCTACAGCCCCTAAGGGCTGAAACGCTTTGGTTATGTTAGCCATAAGAATGTCAAAGGACCATTGAAAGCCTATATTTGTCACAGtaatagaaatacatttattaacttgCCAAGTGATGAGTGTACAAATGtgttgtggtaaaaaaaaaaatcactacaTGAACTCtggaatgggaaaaaaaattgattatttttttgtgtaaccCCATTGGTGGTTTTGGATGGGTCAAGCAGATGTAGGCTATTGATTTAGCAATACCAATTCCTGAGCCCTCCTCTGTCAAGTCTACACATCACTGCATTACATTGTATCAGCTGGCTATCATCATAAAGCTATCATTTGATAGCTTTATAATAAGTCCATCCCAAGCTAAATTGCCTGCACAATTCTCACCTGCCTCCTGTCATTGCAAGAGAAACGAGCAAAGGTGACCTCTCCTCTACAGTGTCCCAAATATTGATCATAGCTGGATCAGCTTGTCAGTAGGCTTAAATGGCTGTAGATTCTTTTGATGGAGTTTTTATCTGCACACATGTGGAGCATATTAATACTGTCATTAAATCAACCCCCTGAGGTTTTTATACAGTGTACTCCTTTTTAGTATGAAATCCTAttttaatgacccccccccaaaaaatgactatacttttgaaaacaataaatatttggTACTCTAAATGTTTTGGGAGATCTTATTTTCTTAAGTCACTCATTTCAAACCCCTCACAGGCAACATCAGCCTGTCTCCTGCTCTCTTGCACTTCAATGTGGGAACAAGTCAAATCTTTCTAATTAATGAAGAAAGTTGTTGATTTTTCAGTTTATTGGGGTGTGAATGGATGTCCCCCAGAAAGGTCATGATCTTGGACTGGCTTCTAATAACTTAAGCTCTTATTTATACCACTCGTATTAATCTCATCTCCTTTGACTTTTTCTGTTATGATTCTGATCATATCTTGTGTTTGCTTTTTGCATTGTACACATTGCGTATAAACGGTTGGTGTGTTATCTATACTGCTGAACGATTGCCTCTAAGGCCAAAAAAGCTTTGCCGATTCAAATGGAAGCGCTCCCCCAAAATTGCTGACCCCTGTCTGGTTGGTTGCGCTTGCTATTCCTTTCCAATTACCCGTTCACTCATGTAGCTGTGCAGTCATTGAGTGCATCAGTGGTTCCTTGTATAATTCTTTATATTTCTTCAAATCGATTAAAACCAACCAaattattgttcataaattgTTGGTATTCTATTTTCGTTCGTTTTAGCTTCCGGTAAAGAGGTACGTGCTCAGATAAAAAGATAAGAACGAGCGTGCTTAATTGACCACGAGCTTTCCTCTTTCCtgctctgcttttctttgtccaGTGAGCAGTCATGACCGAGGCAGTCCAGAAGGAACAGGTGCAGAAGGCCAAGCTGGCCGAGCAGGCTGAGCGCTACGATGACATGGCCGCTGCTATGAAGGCAGTGACGGAGGAGAACGTCGACCTGACAAACGAGGAGCGCAACCTGCTGTCAGTAGCCTACAAGAATGTTGTGGGTGCGCGCCGCTCCTCGTGGCGCGTGGTCTCCAGTATTGAGCAGAAGGCTGACTGCGAAAGTAAGAAGACCATGGCCAAAGAGTACCGGGAAAAGATTGAGAAAGAGCTGAAAGAAATCTGCCAGGACGTGCTGGTGAGATTCTTACCATTTTTATTGGACGACATTTGAAGCTTGTGTTCTGTTCCAGCCTTTTGTCATCAAACTTCTGGTTATATTATGACATTTAGGGAGTTTAGTTCCTCAGTCATACTTTCTTTTATGAAATGATGCTGTTGAACCTTGATAAGTGCCACGCCCAAGAGCCTCATTACTGCAAATGGCAGTCTTAAGTCTCAACTGTTCCATCTTTTATTCATCCATTGGTTATCCATTTAACAGGGCTGACTTTGGCTTATTGTAGCATTTTCCTACGGCATGGTAAGTATTTCAAATATGGTATCTGAAAATAACTTTCAAACATATACTTGGCTTATAGACTTAATTATTCATATTCAGAGTTTGCCAAATTCTACAGCAGTATATGAAGTAGCAAGTGGGTTACTGCTGATATATGGTAATGCTCCAAGTGGTCTTCACTGCTGATGATTACATGGCATCAGCAGTTTCTTTCATATGTGACCAACTTCCTCAATTGAATTGGCACTAAGCAGTCCAAGAAGGATTGAAGTAATAAATCACAAACTATGAGACGACAAAGAAAACTCAGAATGAATGAGCTCGCCAAAACCGAATACTTACCCAGCATGTGTTCTTTGCAATGCTCTCCACATAAAGTAATGAATATTTTTGGTGTAGTTGGGACAGCCAACAATGTTGTATTACTTCCATTATCTTTTGAAATATTAAAGCTTTATCAGACGACCATGCCTTTGATCAAAGTGTCAGCCCCAACAGGAGCCTCATCAGAGTTCGGATGTGTGACCGGTTTTTAGTGTagcccaaaaaaaacactatcCAGTAAAATAGTCGTCCTCAACAGTATTACTTTGACAATTTCAGCAAACCTCTCAGGGAATGTTTTCATCTAAATTCTGGATGTTAAAAATATGGACCTGTCATAGTgtttacaatatattttcagATAACCAACTTCAAATGAAGGCGATCTATACTACTTCAAATTTGACATGGTCTTTGGTATGTTAGTAAAGAAATCTATTGCGCTTCTTAGCAAATAAACAATGGAAATGTAAATTCATGTATGGGTGGGTTCTAATTTTCAGGTATAAATCTTTTACACACCATCATACCACTCTTTGGCAGGCAGCAAAATCCATTGCCCACTAGTCGCGATATGGAATGTTATATTGGAAAATTAGTGCGATATAAATGAACGTCACCAACATTTTAGTTTATCGCGCTTCCCTCGTCTGCTTTCCTTGtcggaggcggggcttaggcaGCGAGCACGCACAGCGCGGACATAGAGAGGGAATGCGCGAACCCACCGTGTTATGAAGTGTTATTTTTCATGATATCTACAGACAATTGGGATGACCAAGTCCAAATGGACTTGGTTACGAAGCCGCAATCTTCAGCTCCGGTGTGgcaacattttggctttaagccAAATGAGACGAGAACGAGCCGGTGCatcaactttatttaaaaacaggaaacacaacTACGCTAAAATTCCACCTAAAACAACCATCCGCCCAGTCTTTCACCCTAAACTACTTTTGGTTCCTCCGGACTGCTCATTCTCTTTGGGCGCGAGGTTGTTGGTGCCACCGAGCCGCTCCGTCTCTCCCTGCAGCCACGGAGCGCATCGCCCTGCCGGCGGTTAAACCTCCCCGGCGCGCTTTTACGCTggacatatttttttcaaactgacGGCATCGCACCAAGCCCGCTGCTTCGCCCGCCCTtgcacttattttattttatttagggCATCTTTTTTCATACTGATTCTAATGTCTGACGAATAAAACGTTCTTTGAAAGAGCGTATTCCTATGCTATCATATTGACATTGTTATTCATGAcataaaatggtctgaaaattgCAATAATACTGCAAATACTGTTGGCAACAACACAAATTTGATATTGTGACAGCCCCATTGTTCACTGCTCACCACCTAGGATGCAGAGATGTGtctgttttggggttttgaAAAATCAGACGCGAGTTAatcagaaaatgatttattgccACGTTTTTTGAGTTGCTGATGCTgttgcctctggtggcaacactagcagcaaCAGCCGCTATCTCGCTGTTGTGAGCGAGTTGGCCAGCGAACGGTGGCCGGCGGTCCTTTTTACTCAAACAATACAGTGGTTTTGCAAGAATCATGCAAAACTAAGTGATATGAATCTTTGGCCATGCCACCCAGCCCTAGTATgatgcattattcattttttttggcaACTTCTTTTTACTTGTGCTGCAACGGCACTATATTCTAAATTCTAAGAAGGGAAAACACTCCAGATTTGGTGTCTCTTCTGGCTTTCCCCATTATACATCCCTAGCCTTTCCTCTACTGGAATAGGGTTGTGGCCTGGGGGATTGAAAGCTCAAAACCATAGTCCCTGCCAAAAGAATCATACGAACATTCATCCATTTTTACACTGGCTTGTATTTGAGCTATGGATATAAAAGGGAGTTGTGAGACCCTATATATTTTGAATCACGTATTCACTTTTGCCTTCAACCAAATCTCAGCCCCTTTTACAGTACTATTTCTATGTAAAGAGCATTAGAGGCCCAAGACTTCTGTCTTCACTTGGGGAGTTGTACATTTAAGGGCAGGTCTGAACTGGGTTTCTTGGACCGGGCTGACAGCATTACAATCAGAAACCAGTGTGTGTAgttcagagcagcagcagccagctaCTGGGACACACAACCCTGCATACAGGTACACTAAAATGCATACACATCTACACAAGCTAAGTGCAAAGCTCAGGTTACAACACAGCGAGAGTGACTGTATTCCCTGCTCAGAACAGCACTCTGCTAGGTCTTAAAATAGCAAATGGTTGTTTCTACTGATGCTCCAACAACCTCTTAAGACAATAAGGTTCTCTGTTCTGCCTGCCAGCTAGCAGTGAGGTTGGCAACAGGGAGGCTTGAAAGAGGCTTTCAAGTGCTGCATGCTCGTGTTGGAAAGGGCCAGGCTGTGCCCAGTGACCTACTTCCTCAGCAAAAGCTCATCAGGAGTTCAGCATCTTTCTGCACCCTCCTAATCGGTCATCCATACAGCTTCCTGCtcaatcctcctcctctttccaacCAGCATGACCAGCTCAACCCTCATTTAGGGTTTACAGTCATAACCAAGAATACAAATCCACTCTTTCTGATGACCGTTGCATAAGAAGTAtggttattattggacatgttacATCCAACGTCTTTGTTTGCTTCTTGCTACAGAATCTCTTGGAAACTTATCTCATCGTCAACGCCGCTGTACCGGAGAGCAAAGTCTTCTATTTGAAAATGAAGGGAGACTACTTCCGCTACTTGGCTGAGGTGGCtacaggagaagagaggaaaagtGAGTCTTTTATTCAAACTGTGGTAGTGTTTATTTATCATTACGTATCTGTGAATGATTAGTGTCTGGAAAGATTTAATATCTATTTTGATAATCCATGGGATTTTCTTCAAAGGGGCGGTTGAATCAATGTTATTCCTTTTTTAGATTGCCGTGTTCACAACTTTTTGTATGTAAGCTTCATAATGGATAtattttaaaccttgttttcAATATCAGAGGGAATGACCTAATCTGGACTCCAGAAGCAGACAAGCTTTATTAATCTCTCAAATTAGATGTATTTGTAACCAAAATCTGACACCTCTCCTTTGAGAGATGTCAGATGGACAAAAAGTGGAGGGTTGGTTGTATGATTCAAACCGTGTGGGGCAAAATGGCGTTTCCAGTTTTTATGCTAAACTTTCTTGACCTCAATCTTATGCATTAATAGCTTCTTCCCTATGAAGTCGACCTTCAAACGGCACCACATGATTGGCCACTGTCAGAAACTATGGCCTTTTCTGACATTGTGTTCTGAGAAACCTTCAGAAAATGTAGCGTGTCAAACTTTCAGCGAGCTGTCACCTTGGTGCTCTCTACTCAACAGACCGGGGAGAGGCCCTTGTTCATACTACACATAGGTGTGGTCCTTCTACAGTGTTAGTCATcagtcactgtttgttttttcaaccgTTTAAGTTTGGACAGAATGAGTGTTGGAGAGGCGGTTAGGCTTCAAGGAGTTGTACGACATGATTGTATTACACTTTATCTTTGCTGCTCTATGtaatttttttataaaaagcaAAAGTTGACTTTACTCCGTTCAGTTGCAATGTTCCATAGTGCTtatgcttttttcttctctcagccATTATGGAAGACTCAAAGAACGCCTACCAAAATGCCTTTGATATCAGCAAAGAGGAAATGCAGCCCACGCACCCAATCCGTCTGGGTCTTGCCCTCAATTTCTCGGTTTTCTTCTACGAGATCCTCAACTCACCTGAGAAGGCCTGCAAGCTGGCTAAAGACGTGAGTTCACAACACCAGATATCTCTTCTCCCACTAGAGAATATTGTACATTCTTGCACTAACATGTTTTAATCCCTTAGGCTTTTGATGAGGCCATTTCAGAGCTTGATGCACTGAGTGAAGATTCGTACAAAGACAGTACACTAATCATGCAGCTACTGAGGGACAACCTGACAGTAAgttctttatctttttattaCATACACTAACTTAGATTAATTTAACATATTTTGTACCAATGTGAATAATAAGTTTATGACTGCAACTCTATTTTTAATTTTGATACGGAACATTTTCTCAATTGTATTGTTGGAAACGGCCAACCATCAATTCAGAAAGAAATGTTCCCTTTTAAAGAGCTGAAcccagaaataatgcattttatttgcttaaGAATCCCTTTAAGATTACTGTAAATCAGAATTGTAAAACTATTTTTCTGCTGTAAACAGTTGATGTAACAAATAATGGTTGCGGCGCTAATCAACATTTTTCAGTGACCTGTAAATTCAACACTACTTTAAAACCCCTACAAAGGCAACTGAGAAAGTGGGTATTAATGctcctcttttctgtcttttcccAGCTGTGGACCTGTGATAACCAGGCGGaagcagaggagacagaggagaccaGAGAATAAGCAAGCACCCCAGTCATCCTGTCTACCTGCCATCATCCCGGTTCATCTTCAACATGTCCATCAACACTGAGACCACCTTATTATCATTGTCGTCCAAATATCTCCATCATTTTTCTATTTAGTTCTCCCAACACTCATCTCATTCCTGTCGGTTTACTATTCCTTCTTTTCTAGTAACTGTAGGGGAaggggatggagagggagggtAAGTTTTAAATTGCTTGGCAGAAGGGTCCTTGTCAAAGGGTAAAGTGTTTGGTTGCTTGTCtgctaaccttttttttttcttttttttcggagGGAGCAATAGGGTTGTTGCATTATTGAGGTGGTGGGTCAGAATGCATTTCTAAGCTCATGAATCATGCAACTTCTAGAGTAAGAAACCAAcgctactgtgtgtgtgcatcttccTCGTGTTAACAGCCCTGTTGTCGACTAACACCGTCTCTCGATGATGCACCTCGGCTGCACACACTGTAGGAGACAGCAGCTGTCGGTCCATGCTTGGCAGGAGGAATAGAGGGTGGAGGTTAGGAGGCGAGGTTAAGTTGGAACCACAACGGTTACATTCCATTTACTGTCAGTTGCTCAACTTTCTACTCTTTGTTTTTGGGTAAACCTGCTTTTGTATTTCTATGTATCGATTATGAGGTATAGAAAATATTGAACAAAAGAGCACGCTCGCGTGTTTTTATGAGCACAGcagtataaaaaaaatccacatgttTAACTGCTTTATCaaattaatattatattaagttttcatttgatttgtcttttattctccttttttcaATACTTGCCTCAACCGCATGTTAAGAATTAGTTTGTGGAGATGTAAGGATGGTTGTGGTCGGGCGGGCTAGCTTTGTTCATGTCTTTGGAATTTTCATACAGGATACCCAAGCATAACTGTTATTTGGGGCCATATGTGTCATTTCATGtaagtggaataaaaaaataatttaaaagattCAACCTTGTGTGATAATGTTATTGCGAGGGATCTATAACCGAATGCGCAAGAAGTTATTATCTATTTGGATGCTAAAGTCAGCGATCTTTGTTACTGAGATGCTCCTTGTGCGTCATTAACAGAAATAGTGAGTCATTGAGGCTGCAAACAGGCGGGAGGGAGACTCAAAGTCCTTTCCTTATGGAGTGGTTTGATTCAGCGTCTCAGGCCGTTGGGAGAAGACTGCCTTCAACAACATGCACGACAAGCACAATGACCATGCACTGCAATATACTGAAAGTTTGATACTGCAAAATGTCATTAACCTCAAAGTCTGGGCTCGTGGGGTGAAGACCTCAGAACAACCGCTTCGAGAGTGCGAGCATCCTCACTGGTGTCTCATTCCAAAATCAAGAAGCCAGTAAACTGGCTTGCATGAACAGTCTAAATAaggctaaataaataataaatgaacacTGCGATGGGTTTTACTGCCCTGTTTCCATGACTACGTGGGAGGAGGCCACTGGATCCCCACCGCAGCGGAATGCGGCATTGAAATCCTGTCTCCATACGCTTGAGGGAAAGGAAATGCAGTTAATGGCGCATGGGTTGAACTGTTTGTCCTCAGTTTGCACACGTGAAATCAAAGTATATTAGAATGTACTATGCaggtaatgtaaaaaaataagatatgTAGTAATTTGATTACAACTCAAAAAACATCGCCAGGTTACATTTTCCATCCTCGTTTCATCAATATTACAAACCTAAGACTGCGGAGAAGCAAACATATCACATTATTATGTCCTGCAGATACTGTTGGATTCAAACATAATACATTGGAATATTGTCATAATTTTTTCTGGTGAACCTAACGAATAAATGGGAATGTACTCCGGTGAAACCACTTTCTCTTCAGACGTACATGCAAATTTCTAAGAGACGTATATGCTGGAGAAACAAATTGTTTAAATCCTAGACAAACTAACGGGGATCATTTTCGACAGAGCAAGATCATGGATTTATAGTATGTAAGTTAGTTAGGACAGGTGTGGACAGTTATTTTCCCTCCTTATCACAGTTCAGCAGGCTCAGAAAAATACAATAGGTACATCGAGTAATTTAGAACAACGTATGGCTCAGACTGTTGGCCCAAATTAACATCGACACAATAGTGATACAACAGGACGACGCACTCCAAGCAGAGAGCAACCGTCCGTTTTGCGCTGGAATAGATTTCGTGTGAAGTATCGCGATATGTGTGACGTCACCTGGGTGCTACACGCGTTGTGGTTTCGACTAGGATCGGGAAACAACCTCCACCGACCTTCCTTTCATTCTCGTAATCCGTCTGCGTAGGGTGTGCTCCGGAGCTAGTCTCGgcacacattttattattatgaaacaaaccaaaagcTAGAGAGCACACGCAGACATATttttataagaaaaaaaaaatcggtgAAGCAGGATTTCATTTGCCAACTCAAGCAACGCAAAGAAGACGCTGCCTTCGAAAAGAACGAAAGACGGAAACGAGAAGAAACGTTAGCAAGCCAAGCCGTTAGCCTCATTGTTGAAAGCGTGGGTGAAGACCGTTAGCCAATTATCTTGTCAACCGCTTATTTCTTTTCTCGCAGCCGTTGTCATTTTTTCTAAACGACAACATTTGCTTGGTTTATCGCCAGTGATTAAGTTTACTGACTGACTGAGGTTGAGTACAGATTGTGAACATTGTGAAGTCCGCGAGCCTCACCGCTTAGGCCACGCTCCGACATTTTGCTAATCAAGCTAGCTGGCCCACGTTGCTAACCGTTAAGGCAGTTGGTGTGTGTGACTGCGCTCATTTTGCTAAGTTTCTGAAGAGACCGGTCAAAGGAATCTCTTCATATAGGAGGCATATATTGGCTGACTGTTGTCAACAATATATCCAGTTAAGATAACCTTAGTTTTACTGCCTGCGATCACACGTCATCCACCATGAATCCCAGCGCGCCCAGCTACCCAATGGCTTCCCTCTATGTGGGAGACCTGCATCCAGACGTAACCGAGGCCATGCTCTACGAGAAATTCAGCCCGGCTGGGCCTATCCTCTCCATCAGGGTGTGCAGAGACATGATCACCCGTCGATCCCTCGGCTATGCCTATGTCAACTTCCAACAGCCCGCTGACGGTAAGTTTGCCCTAACGTTAAGTTTATATCGCAATGCCAGCTAATGATAGCAAGGGAGGGTGTAGCACCATCTTAATCCCCCCAATAAAGTGTTACGGTTAACGCAATGTCACAGTATGACTGGTCTTGTTCCAAACTAGAACCGCGTGTGCTTCGAATTCTCGACATTTTTCGTCCTTTTTCCC is drawn from Pungitius pungitius chromosome 11, fPunPun2.1, whole genome shotgun sequence and contains these coding sequences:
- the LOC119197527 gene encoding 14-3-3 protein beta/alpha-B-like encodes the protein MTEAVQKEQVQKAKLAEQAERYDDMAAAMKAVTEENVDLTNEERNLLSVAYKNVVGARRSSWRVVSSIEQKADCESKKTMAKEYREKIEKELKEICQDVLNLLETYLIVNAAVPESKVFYLKMKGDYFRYLAEVATGEERKTIMEDSKNAYQNAFDISKEEMQPTHPIRLGLALNFSVFFYEILNSPEKACKLAKDAFDEAISELDALSEDSYKDSTLIMQLLRDNLTLWTCDNQAEAEETEETRE